The Chroicocephalus ridibundus chromosome 20, bChrRid1.1, whole genome shotgun sequence genome has a window encoding:
- the LOC134525527 gene encoding membrane cofactor protein-like isoform X1, with protein sequence MLRKAGRRPLRAEAGGAARMRLSPALRLRGRPSEGSAAAVPAGAAAAMELLARRPGLLLAIMALSWLGGARAQGTCLPPDRLQYAELGESFSTQQSFPVGTKVSYICRPGYMRIPGKSVTRTCGEDFQWSPIEQFCTERKCKHPGELEHGFITVTDLTFGSKATLSCEGGFRLTGPDEISCVIKNNGVDWNRDLPLCEIIPCKPPPSIANGRYTEATSYVYQTSVTYSCDEVPRGADPFSLIGPDTIFCTYDAHSNGVWSEAPPQCRVVKCDNPKVENGRKITGLGPSYSYRDSVMFECDPGYFMVGPDVITCGEDNNWSPPKPTCQKITQGVCGAPKITDGVTIHAKPVYREGESVQIKCNTDCAFPDGAKEMTVTCQGRDTWSSLQNCVCGGSERPGFTPYINHGRIIEGQKPSYSVGDFITIECYTGYTLHGEARIQYVGENQWHPGMPTCQLSVYITVIICVVVALVVGLAAFCIYKKCCSQNGSYTVDESCKETCLLKTNVPAEMEETAQKN encoded by the exons ATGTTGCGGAaggcggggcggcggccgctgAGGGCAGAGGCGGGTGGTGCAGCGCGCATGCGCCTCAGCCCCGCGCTGCGTCTCCGCGGTCGTCCGAGCGAGGGAAGCGCCGCGGCCGTTCCCGCCGGGGCTGCCGCTGCCATGGAGCTGCTCGCCCGCCGCCCGGGCCTACTGCTGGCGATAATGGCGCTGTCGTGGCTAGGTGGAGCGCGGGCTCAGG GTACGTGTCTGCCTCCAGACAGGCTGCAATATGCAGAGCTCGGAGAGAGTTTCAGCACACAGCAGAGCTTTCCTGTTGGAACCAAGGTGTCGTACATTTGCCGGCCAGGGTATATGAGAATCCCTGGAAAATCAGTAACTCGTACATGTGGTGAAGACTTTCAGTGGTCGCCCATAGAGCAGTTCTGTACAG AGAGAAAATGTAAACATCCAGGAGAATTAGAACATGGTTTTATTACCGTGACAGATCTTACATTTGGTTCAAAAGCTACTTTATCTTGTGAAGGCGG ATTCAGATTAACTGGACCTGATGAAATTTCCTGTGTAATTAAGAATAATGGTGTTGACTGGAATAGAGATCTTCCTTTATGTGAAA TAATTCCATGTAAACCACCTCCAAGCATAGCCAACGGGCGCTACACGGAAGCCACTAGCTACGTTTATCAAACATCAGTAACCTACTCGTGCGATGAGGTACCGAGAGGCGCCGATCCCTTCTCGCTGATTGGCCCAGATACTATTTTCTGCACGTACGATGCGCACTCAAATGGAGTTTGGAGTGAAGCACCTCCACAATGCAGAG tggtcAAATGTGATAACCCGAAAGTTGAAAACGGGAGAAAAATAACTGGATTGGGACCTTCCTATAGCTATAGGGACTCAGTCATGTTTGAGTGTGATCCAGGCTATTTCATGGTCGGACCGGACGTAATTACCTGTGGAGAAGATAACAACTGGTCTCCTCCAAAACCAACTTGTCAAAAAA TTACTCAAGGTGTATGCGGTGCCCCAAAAATCACAGATGGAGTAACGATTCATGCAAAACCTGTATATAGAGAAGGAGAGTCTGTTCAGATAAAGTGCAATACTGATTGTGCTTTTCCTGATGGCGCTAAAGAGATGACAGTAACTTGTCAAGGACGGGATACGTGGAGTTCTTTACAAAACTGTGTATGCG GTGGCTCTGAACGTCCTGGTTTCACTCCATACATAAATCATGGTAGAATAATTGAGGGACAGAAACCTTCGTATTCTGTCGGGGATTTCATTACAATTGAGTGTTACACAGGCTACACATTGCATGGTGAAGCTCGTATTCAGTATGTTGGAGAAAACCAATGGCATCCTGGAATGCCAACTTGCCAGTTAA GTGTGTATATTACAGTCATCATCTGTG TGGTTGTGGCACTTGTGGTGGGCCTGGCAGCCTTCTGCATCTATAAGAAATGCTGTTCACAAAACGG CTCGTATACAGTTGATGAGAGTTGCAAGGAAACAtgtcttttaaaaactaatgtcCCAGCTGAGATGGAAGAAACTGCACAAAAGAATTAA
- the LOC134525527 gene encoding membrane cofactor protein-like isoform X3, which produces MLRKAGRRPLRAEAGGAARMRLSPALRLRGRPSEGSAAAVPAGAAAAMELLARRPGLLLAIMALSWLGGARAQGTCLPPDRLQYAELGESFSTQQSFPVGTKVSYICRPGYMRIPGKSVTRTCGEDFQWSPIEQFCTERKCKHPGELEHGFITVTDLTFGSKATLSCEGGFRLTGPDEISCVIKNNGVDWNRDLPLCEIIPCKPPPSIANGRYTEATSYVYQTSVTYSCDEVPRGADPFSLIGPDTIFCTYDAHSNGVWSEAPPQCRVVKCDNPKVENGRKITGLGPSYSYRDSVMFECDPGYFMVGPDVITCGEDNNWSPPKPTCQKITQGVCGAPKITDGVTIHAKPVYREGESVQIKCNTDCAFPDGAKEMTVTCQGRDTWSSLQNCVCGGSERPGFTPYINHGRIIEGQKPSYSVGDFITIECYTGYTLHGEARIQYVGENQWHPGMPTCQLSVYITVIICVVVALVVGLAAFCIYKKCCSQNGSDWCPYVKDLQNQL; this is translated from the exons ATGTTGCGGAaggcggggcggcggccgctgAGGGCAGAGGCGGGTGGTGCAGCGCGCATGCGCCTCAGCCCCGCGCTGCGTCTCCGCGGTCGTCCGAGCGAGGGAAGCGCCGCGGCCGTTCCCGCCGGGGCTGCCGCTGCCATGGAGCTGCTCGCCCGCCGCCCGGGCCTACTGCTGGCGATAATGGCGCTGTCGTGGCTAGGTGGAGCGCGGGCTCAGG GTACGTGTCTGCCTCCAGACAGGCTGCAATATGCAGAGCTCGGAGAGAGTTTCAGCACACAGCAGAGCTTTCCTGTTGGAACCAAGGTGTCGTACATTTGCCGGCCAGGGTATATGAGAATCCCTGGAAAATCAGTAACTCGTACATGTGGTGAAGACTTTCAGTGGTCGCCCATAGAGCAGTTCTGTACAG AGAGAAAATGTAAACATCCAGGAGAATTAGAACATGGTTTTATTACCGTGACAGATCTTACATTTGGTTCAAAAGCTACTTTATCTTGTGAAGGCGG ATTCAGATTAACTGGACCTGATGAAATTTCCTGTGTAATTAAGAATAATGGTGTTGACTGGAATAGAGATCTTCCTTTATGTGAAA TAATTCCATGTAAACCACCTCCAAGCATAGCCAACGGGCGCTACACGGAAGCCACTAGCTACGTTTATCAAACATCAGTAACCTACTCGTGCGATGAGGTACCGAGAGGCGCCGATCCCTTCTCGCTGATTGGCCCAGATACTATTTTCTGCACGTACGATGCGCACTCAAATGGAGTTTGGAGTGAAGCACCTCCACAATGCAGAG tggtcAAATGTGATAACCCGAAAGTTGAAAACGGGAGAAAAATAACTGGATTGGGACCTTCCTATAGCTATAGGGACTCAGTCATGTTTGAGTGTGATCCAGGCTATTTCATGGTCGGACCGGACGTAATTACCTGTGGAGAAGATAACAACTGGTCTCCTCCAAAACCAACTTGTCAAAAAA TTACTCAAGGTGTATGCGGTGCCCCAAAAATCACAGATGGAGTAACGATTCATGCAAAACCTGTATATAGAGAAGGAGAGTCTGTTCAGATAAAGTGCAATACTGATTGTGCTTTTCCTGATGGCGCTAAAGAGATGACAGTAACTTGTCAAGGACGGGATACGTGGAGTTCTTTACAAAACTGTGTATGCG GTGGCTCTGAACGTCCTGGTTTCACTCCATACATAAATCATGGTAGAATAATTGAGGGACAGAAACCTTCGTATTCTGTCGGGGATTTCATTACAATTGAGTGTTACACAGGCTACACATTGCATGGTGAAGCTCGTATTCAGTATGTTGGAGAAAACCAATGGCATCCTGGAATGCCAACTTGCCAGTTAA GTGTGTATATTACAGTCATCATCTGTG TGGTTGTGGCACTTGTGGTGGGCCTGGCAGCCTTCTGCATCTATAAGAAATGCTGTTCACAAAACGG cagtgatTGGTGTCCCTATGTTAAAGACTTGCAAAATCAACTGTAG
- the LOC134525527 gene encoding membrane cofactor protein-like isoform X5: MLRKAGRRPLRAEAGGAARMRLSPALRLRGRPSEGSAAAVPAGAAAAMELLARRPGLLLAIMALSWLGGARAQGTCLPPDRLQYAELGESFSTQQSFPVGTKVSYICRPGYMRIPGKSVTRTCGEDFQWSPIEQFCTERKCKHPGELEHGFITVTDLTFGSKATLSCEGGFRLTGPDEISCVIKNNGVDWNRDLPLCEIIPCKPPPSIANGRYTEATSYVYQTSVTYSCDEVPRGADPFSLIGPDTIFCTYDAHSNGVWSEAPPQCRVVKCDNPKVENGRKITGLGPSYSYRDSVMFECDPGYFMVGPDVITCGEDNNWSPPKPTCQKITQGVCGAPKITDGVTIHAKPVYREGESVQIKCNTDCAFPDGAKEMTVTCQGRDTWSSLQNCVCGGSERPGFTPYINHGRIIEGQKPSYSVGDFITIECYTGYTLHGEARIQYVGENQWHPGMPTCQLSVYITVIICVVVALVVGLAAFCIYKKCCSQNG; this comes from the exons ATGTTGCGGAaggcggggcggcggccgctgAGGGCAGAGGCGGGTGGTGCAGCGCGCATGCGCCTCAGCCCCGCGCTGCGTCTCCGCGGTCGTCCGAGCGAGGGAAGCGCCGCGGCCGTTCCCGCCGGGGCTGCCGCTGCCATGGAGCTGCTCGCCCGCCGCCCGGGCCTACTGCTGGCGATAATGGCGCTGTCGTGGCTAGGTGGAGCGCGGGCTCAGG GTACGTGTCTGCCTCCAGACAGGCTGCAATATGCAGAGCTCGGAGAGAGTTTCAGCACACAGCAGAGCTTTCCTGTTGGAACCAAGGTGTCGTACATTTGCCGGCCAGGGTATATGAGAATCCCTGGAAAATCAGTAACTCGTACATGTGGTGAAGACTTTCAGTGGTCGCCCATAGAGCAGTTCTGTACAG AGAGAAAATGTAAACATCCAGGAGAATTAGAACATGGTTTTATTACCGTGACAGATCTTACATTTGGTTCAAAAGCTACTTTATCTTGTGAAGGCGG ATTCAGATTAACTGGACCTGATGAAATTTCCTGTGTAATTAAGAATAATGGTGTTGACTGGAATAGAGATCTTCCTTTATGTGAAA TAATTCCATGTAAACCACCTCCAAGCATAGCCAACGGGCGCTACACGGAAGCCACTAGCTACGTTTATCAAACATCAGTAACCTACTCGTGCGATGAGGTACCGAGAGGCGCCGATCCCTTCTCGCTGATTGGCCCAGATACTATTTTCTGCACGTACGATGCGCACTCAAATGGAGTTTGGAGTGAAGCACCTCCACAATGCAGAG tggtcAAATGTGATAACCCGAAAGTTGAAAACGGGAGAAAAATAACTGGATTGGGACCTTCCTATAGCTATAGGGACTCAGTCATGTTTGAGTGTGATCCAGGCTATTTCATGGTCGGACCGGACGTAATTACCTGTGGAGAAGATAACAACTGGTCTCCTCCAAAACCAACTTGTCAAAAAA TTACTCAAGGTGTATGCGGTGCCCCAAAAATCACAGATGGAGTAACGATTCATGCAAAACCTGTATATAGAGAAGGAGAGTCTGTTCAGATAAAGTGCAATACTGATTGTGCTTTTCCTGATGGCGCTAAAGAGATGACAGTAACTTGTCAAGGACGGGATACGTGGAGTTCTTTACAAAACTGTGTATGCG GTGGCTCTGAACGTCCTGGTTTCACTCCATACATAAATCATGGTAGAATAATTGAGGGACAGAAACCTTCGTATTCTGTCGGGGATTTCATTACAATTGAGTGTTACACAGGCTACACATTGCATGGTGAAGCTCGTATTCAGTATGTTGGAGAAAACCAATGGCATCCTGGAATGCCAACTTGCCAGTTAA GTGTGTATATTACAGTCATCATCTGTG TGGTTGTGGCACTTGTGGTGGGCCTGGCAGCCTTCTGCATCTATAAGAAATGCTGTTCACAAAACGG ATAA
- the LOC134525527 gene encoding membrane cofactor protein-like isoform X2 — protein MLRKAGRRPLRAEAGGAARMRLSPALRLRGRPSEGSAAAVPAGAAAAMELLARRPGLLLAIMALSWLGGARAQGTCLPPDRLQYAELGESFSTQQSFPVGTKVSYICRPGYMRIPGKSVTRTCGEDFQWSPIEQFCTERKCKHPGELEHGFITVTDLTFGSKATLSCEGGFRLTGPDEISCVIKNNGVDWNRDLPLCEIIPCKPPPSIANGRYTEATSYVYQTSVTYSCDEVPRGADPFSLIGPDTIFCTYDAHSNGVWSEAPPQCRVVKCDNPKVENGRKITGLGPSYSYRDSVMFECDPGYFMVGPDVITCGEDNNWSPPKPTCQKITQGVCGAPKITDGVTIHAKPVYREGESVQIKCNTDCAFPDGAKEMTVTCQGRDTWSSLQNCVCGGSERPGFTPYINHGRIIEGQKPSYSVGDFITIECYTGYTLHGEARIQYVGENQWHPGMPTCQLSVYITVIICVVVALVVGLAAFCIYKKCCSQNGKRDSTPYTAEYKICKP, from the exons ATGTTGCGGAaggcggggcggcggccgctgAGGGCAGAGGCGGGTGGTGCAGCGCGCATGCGCCTCAGCCCCGCGCTGCGTCTCCGCGGTCGTCCGAGCGAGGGAAGCGCCGCGGCCGTTCCCGCCGGGGCTGCCGCTGCCATGGAGCTGCTCGCCCGCCGCCCGGGCCTACTGCTGGCGATAATGGCGCTGTCGTGGCTAGGTGGAGCGCGGGCTCAGG GTACGTGTCTGCCTCCAGACAGGCTGCAATATGCAGAGCTCGGAGAGAGTTTCAGCACACAGCAGAGCTTTCCTGTTGGAACCAAGGTGTCGTACATTTGCCGGCCAGGGTATATGAGAATCCCTGGAAAATCAGTAACTCGTACATGTGGTGAAGACTTTCAGTGGTCGCCCATAGAGCAGTTCTGTACAG AGAGAAAATGTAAACATCCAGGAGAATTAGAACATGGTTTTATTACCGTGACAGATCTTACATTTGGTTCAAAAGCTACTTTATCTTGTGAAGGCGG ATTCAGATTAACTGGACCTGATGAAATTTCCTGTGTAATTAAGAATAATGGTGTTGACTGGAATAGAGATCTTCCTTTATGTGAAA TAATTCCATGTAAACCACCTCCAAGCATAGCCAACGGGCGCTACACGGAAGCCACTAGCTACGTTTATCAAACATCAGTAACCTACTCGTGCGATGAGGTACCGAGAGGCGCCGATCCCTTCTCGCTGATTGGCCCAGATACTATTTTCTGCACGTACGATGCGCACTCAAATGGAGTTTGGAGTGAAGCACCTCCACAATGCAGAG tggtcAAATGTGATAACCCGAAAGTTGAAAACGGGAGAAAAATAACTGGATTGGGACCTTCCTATAGCTATAGGGACTCAGTCATGTTTGAGTGTGATCCAGGCTATTTCATGGTCGGACCGGACGTAATTACCTGTGGAGAAGATAACAACTGGTCTCCTCCAAAACCAACTTGTCAAAAAA TTACTCAAGGTGTATGCGGTGCCCCAAAAATCACAGATGGAGTAACGATTCATGCAAAACCTGTATATAGAGAAGGAGAGTCTGTTCAGATAAAGTGCAATACTGATTGTGCTTTTCCTGATGGCGCTAAAGAGATGACAGTAACTTGTCAAGGACGGGATACGTGGAGTTCTTTACAAAACTGTGTATGCG GTGGCTCTGAACGTCCTGGTTTCACTCCATACATAAATCATGGTAGAATAATTGAGGGACAGAAACCTTCGTATTCTGTCGGGGATTTCATTACAATTGAGTGTTACACAGGCTACACATTGCATGGTGAAGCTCGTATTCAGTATGTTGGAGAAAACCAATGGCATCCTGGAATGCCAACTTGCCAGTTAA GTGTGTATATTACAGTCATCATCTGTG TGGTTGTGGCACTTGTGGTGGGCCTGGCAGCCTTCTGCATCTATAAGAAATGCTGTTCACAAAACGG gaAGCGTGACAGCACTCCATATACTGCCGAATATAAGATCTGTAAACCATGA
- the LOC134525527 gene encoding membrane cofactor protein-like isoform X4 gives MLRKAGRRPLRAEAGGAARMRLSPALRLRGRPSEGSAAAVPAGAAAAMELLARRPGLLLAIMALSWLGGARAQGTCLPPDRLQYAELGESFSTQQSFPVGTKVSYICRPGYMRIPGKSVTRTCGEDFQWSPIEQFCTERKCKHPGELEHGFITVTDLTFGSKATLSCEGGFRLTGPDEISCVIKNNGVDWNRDLPLCEIIPCKPPPSIANGRYTEATSYVYQTSVTYSCDEVPRGADPFSLIGPDTIFCTYDAHSNGVWSEAPPQCRVVKCDNPKVENGRKITGLGPSYSYRDSVMFECDPGYFMVGPDVITCGEDNNWSPPKPTCQKITQGVCGAPKITDGVTIHAKPVYREGESVQIKCNTDCAFPDGAKEMTVTCQGRDTWSSLQNCVCGGSERPGFTPYINHGRIIEGQKPSYSVGDFITIECYTGYTLHGEARIQYVGENQWHPGMPTCQLSVYITVIICVVVALVVGLAAFCIYKKCCSQNGLKGPYP, from the exons ATGTTGCGGAaggcggggcggcggccgctgAGGGCAGAGGCGGGTGGTGCAGCGCGCATGCGCCTCAGCCCCGCGCTGCGTCTCCGCGGTCGTCCGAGCGAGGGAAGCGCCGCGGCCGTTCCCGCCGGGGCTGCCGCTGCCATGGAGCTGCTCGCCCGCCGCCCGGGCCTACTGCTGGCGATAATGGCGCTGTCGTGGCTAGGTGGAGCGCGGGCTCAGG GTACGTGTCTGCCTCCAGACAGGCTGCAATATGCAGAGCTCGGAGAGAGTTTCAGCACACAGCAGAGCTTTCCTGTTGGAACCAAGGTGTCGTACATTTGCCGGCCAGGGTATATGAGAATCCCTGGAAAATCAGTAACTCGTACATGTGGTGAAGACTTTCAGTGGTCGCCCATAGAGCAGTTCTGTACAG AGAGAAAATGTAAACATCCAGGAGAATTAGAACATGGTTTTATTACCGTGACAGATCTTACATTTGGTTCAAAAGCTACTTTATCTTGTGAAGGCGG ATTCAGATTAACTGGACCTGATGAAATTTCCTGTGTAATTAAGAATAATGGTGTTGACTGGAATAGAGATCTTCCTTTATGTGAAA TAATTCCATGTAAACCACCTCCAAGCATAGCCAACGGGCGCTACACGGAAGCCACTAGCTACGTTTATCAAACATCAGTAACCTACTCGTGCGATGAGGTACCGAGAGGCGCCGATCCCTTCTCGCTGATTGGCCCAGATACTATTTTCTGCACGTACGATGCGCACTCAAATGGAGTTTGGAGTGAAGCACCTCCACAATGCAGAG tggtcAAATGTGATAACCCGAAAGTTGAAAACGGGAGAAAAATAACTGGATTGGGACCTTCCTATAGCTATAGGGACTCAGTCATGTTTGAGTGTGATCCAGGCTATTTCATGGTCGGACCGGACGTAATTACCTGTGGAGAAGATAACAACTGGTCTCCTCCAAAACCAACTTGTCAAAAAA TTACTCAAGGTGTATGCGGTGCCCCAAAAATCACAGATGGAGTAACGATTCATGCAAAACCTGTATATAGAGAAGGAGAGTCTGTTCAGATAAAGTGCAATACTGATTGTGCTTTTCCTGATGGCGCTAAAGAGATGACAGTAACTTGTCAAGGACGGGATACGTGGAGTTCTTTACAAAACTGTGTATGCG GTGGCTCTGAACGTCCTGGTTTCACTCCATACATAAATCATGGTAGAATAATTGAGGGACAGAAACCTTCGTATTCTGTCGGGGATTTCATTACAATTGAGTGTTACACAGGCTACACATTGCATGGTGAAGCTCGTATTCAGTATGTTGGAGAAAACCAATGGCATCCTGGAATGCCAACTTGCCAGTTAA GTGTGTATATTACAGTCATCATCTGTG TGGTTGTGGCACTTGTGGTGGGCCTGGCAGCCTTCTGCATCTATAAGAAATGCTGTTCACAAAACGG ACTTAAAGGCCCGTACCCATAG